The following is a genomic window from Aquificota bacterium.
TTCTTGCATGGCCTTTATGAGCCTTTCCACCCTTGGGTCTTGCTTTAGCCTTTCCACACCGCCCGCACCGCCGGGCAGTATTACCATATCAAGCTCTTCAGGGTTTAGGTTATCCACCGTAGTATCTGGCACTATCCTAACATTCCTTGCGCTCGCCACAGGCTCGGGAGTTAGCCCTGCTATGATAACTTCCACACCAGCACGTCTTAGCACATCAATAGGAGCTACAGCCTCTACCTCTTCAAAGCCTTCTGCCAATATGATGGCCACTTTTGCCATGGCACTACCTCCTACCTTATTATCTCCCTCTCCCTTACCCTCGGGTCAATTATGGCCAAAAGTATGTCGGCAATCAGGTTGCCCACAAGTAGCATTATAGTACCAATATATAGCCCACCCATCACAAGGAAAAGGTCTTGGGATAGCACAGCATCCAGCATAAGGGTTCCAAGCCCTGGCCAGCCCACTATTATCTCAATGAGGGCCGCACCGGAAAGCAGGCCAGCTATCTCATAGCCGATGAGGGTAGTAAAGGGGTTCATGGCGTTTTTGAGTATATGCTTTATCATAACCCATTGGGAAACGCCTTTGGCCTTGAGCATTATCACCATAGGGCTGTTTTTTATTTCTATGACTGCACTTCTCATGAGCCTTATAAGGCCTGCAGAAGAGACAAGGGTAAGAGTTAGCACTGGCACAAACATATGGGCCAAAAGGTCTACTATCTTGCCAAAAAGGCTTAGCTCATGGAAGTTGGGGCTATGCACACCGCCCACTGGCACATGGCCCGTTTTTGAGACCAAAAGAAGAACTATAAAAGCTAAGAAAAATGAAGGGAAAGACATAAAAGCATAGCTGTATAACCTTATTATCTTGTCTGGAAGCTTGCCCTCCTTTAGACCCGCCCAAAGGCCCAAGGGAACTGCAATGAACCATGAGAGTATGGTTGAAGTAAGAGTGAGAAGAAGAGTGTTTCCTATCCTCTCTCCTATAAGCTGGGATACGGGGGCATGGTACTGGAAGCTATAGCCAAGGTCAAAGGCCAAAGCGGAAGAGAGCCATTTAATATACTGCACAAAAAAGTTTTGGTCCAAGCCATACTGTCTTTTTAATGCTTCTATGGTCTCCGGTGAAATCTGTGGGTTTAACCTTAGCTGGTCCAAGTAGTCTCCCGGCGCCAGCTTTATTATCAAGAAGGACAAAAAGGTAACGCCTATAAGCGTCAAAAAAGCCTGAAAGGTCCTATAAGCCAAAAACCAAAGCATTAGAAGTAATTGGCTATAAAGTGCTTTACCTGTGAAAAGTACCTGTTTATCTCTTCCTTATGCTTATTCTTCACATATTTTAGCAATTTGTAGTCATCCCAATAGCCGATAAGTGGTATTTTGTCCGGTATGGAGTCCCTATCCTCTATAAGGTAGAGGAGGGCAGATATGAAGTCCCTTTTGGCCTCTTCCTTTAGGTCAAACTCCTCATCGGAGAGTATCCTCATAAGCATCTTGGCATCAAGGATAAGGTTCCTCACATACTCCATGGTGGGTGGAATACGGTTTAGCTTCTCCTCCAAAAGCCTCCTTAATTCCTTTATGCCAATATCCCTGTAGTACTTTCTGAGCTTCTCCTCCATGGGAGTTTTATTATAGCATTACCTACGGCTCCAAACTATAAAAACTATCCCTTCTAAACTCCTCTCTTTCGTGAGGGTAATCCACCCTATAATGCACTCCCCTGCTTTCCCTTCTCCGCAAAGCACAGGTAAGGGTTGCCAAAGCCACAAGGCTTATGTCAAAAAGTTCTCTATTCTCCACCGTAGGCCTCCACTCCTTCCAGCTCTCAAGCCAGCTCTGTAGCCTACTTATGGCCTCTTTTAACCCCTCTTCTTCCCTCTCAAGGCCACAGTTTTCCCACATGAGCCTTCTTAGGTCCTTAAAGCCGTAAGGTGGGTCCATCTTTCCTTCCCTTCTATTCTCAAAGTGGCTTTCTTTAAACTTCAAAAAGCCTATATCACTACATACCTTATAGGCAGTCCTATAACCAAAGACCACACCCTCCAAAAGGGAGTTGGAGGCAAGCCTGTTGGCACCATGCACGCCAGTGCAGGCACATTCTCCAACCGCATAAAGGCCTGGTAAGGTGGTCCTTCCATAGTTATCTACCTCTATGCCACCGATAAAGTAATGGGAAGCTGGTGTGATGGGTATGGGCTGTCTTTCTGGGTCGTAGCCTTTTTCCCTTAGCATGGTGTATATGGTGGGAAACCTCTCTGAGAGCTTTACACCCTTATGGATAAGTCCTCTTAGGTCTATGAATACCTCTTGTCCTTCCTTTATCTTTTTGTATATGGCCCTTGCCACCTCGTCCCTTGGCTTTAGCTCATCCACAAACCTCTCACCCTTTTGGTCTATAAGCACTGCACCCTCACCCCTTACGGCCTCCGATATGAGTATGCTTGTGTTCTTTACCACCGTGGGGTGGAACTGCACAAACTCTGGGTTCATCAAGCTTAATCCCTTCCTCAAGGCTATTCCAAGGGCATCCCCCCTTACCTTCACTGGGTTGGAAGTATGTAAAAACATGCTTGCTGCACCACCTGTGGCAAGCACAAGGACTGGAGTTCTTATGAGCTTTAACTCTCCATCGTTGTATATTAGCCCTTCAACCCTATCTTCTCCCAGAATCTCTTGAAGCTCTCCCATCAAAACCCTTATATTTAGTTCCTTTACCCTCCTCCAAAGGGCTTCGTATATAGCCCTGCCCGTGTAGTCCTTTACCTTATAAACCCTTGGAAAGGAATGGCCCCCTTCTATGGTGGTCTCCTCGTCAAACTCCACACCCCACCTTTTTAAATCCATAAGCCTTTGAATGCCTTCATCCACCAAAATCCTAAGACTTTCTTCTTTACACAGACCCCTTCCTGCCCTAAGTGTATCCAACATATGAAGGTAGGGACTGTCCTTTGGATGAAGGGCGCAGGCTATCCCACCTTGAGAATAATAGGTGTTCCCAATGCCCCTTGTCAAAATGATGGGTTCAAGGCCAAGCTCCTTTAAGACTATGGCCACAGTTAAGCCGGCTATACCGCTACCGCATACAACTATATGGGCTTTTTCTGTGGGAAGCTTTGAAGTATCAAAGTCAAGAAAATACAGCATGCTTTTTGTATATTTCTACTATAAGGTCTGCAAGCCTTTTGGAATCGTGCCTTACAAAGTCTTCCTTTTCGCCTATTAGGTCTTCTGCATACACTTCAATACCCTCCTTTGCTATCTTGGCTACATCGGGTATAACCGGCTCTTGTCTTTCCTTTATATACCTTCTTAAAATCTGGTCCGATGGCATTTTTGTGTTTACAATGGCTGCATCTATTCTATCTATGCCGGTAATTTCTTTGAAAACCCTAATATGGTCATAGGCCGTAAAGTCATCTGTTTCTCCCGGTTGGGTCATTGCATTGACTATAAATATTCTAAGGGCTGGCGACCTTAATACTGCTTCCTTTATATCCTTTATAAGCAGGTTTGGTATAATGCTCGTGTAAAGACTTCCCGGACCAAAGACTATCACATCGGCCGATTCTATTTTGGCTATTGCATCAATGGGGGCCTTGGCATCCTCCGGTTCTATCCATATGCTTTCAATCTTTGCCTCTTTTGCCTTACCGTATTCCGTTATATCCTCTTCTCCACATATCTTTTCTCCATCGCTGAACTTTGCGCAAAGCTGTATGCTTTCAAGGGTTGCGGGTATGATCTCGCCCTTTGTTCTAAGTATCTGAGAGGCTATGTTTATGGCTTGCATAAAGCTCCCTGTTATCTCTGTAAGTGCCACAAGAAAAAGGTTTCCAAAGGCGTGCCCTTCAAGTTCTCCCCCCTTAAACCTAAACTGGAAAAGTTCCCTTATTATGTCTTCGCTTTCCGAGAGGGCCACTATGCAGTTTCTTATATCTCCAGGTGCTGGAAGGTTATACACCTTTCTTAGCCTTCCAGTGCTTCCTCCGCTGTCTGCAACGGTAACTATGGCAGAAAGGTCCTGTATTTCTTTTCCAACCTTTTCCTTTAATCCCCTCAAGAGAGTAGAAAGACCTGTTCCTCCTCCTATGGCTACAAGCCTCATTCATACCTCCTTGAAATCTTTTTAAGCATGTATATTTTAAAACATATGGTTAAATTAAACCTAAAGGAACTTTTTAAAACAAGAAAAAAGTTTTCTCAAAACTATGTTTTTAAACCGGAAGATATTAAACTACCTCCAGACTTAGGAGAAATAAAAGAACCCATATCTTTGTATGTGGAAATAACAAAAGAGAAGGGCGCCTATAAGGTTTATATGGAAATAGAGGGCTATGTGGTGCTTGAGTGTAGTAGGTGCCTTACCCTATACCATAAGGATATAGGTAAAAAAGAAGTGGTAAGGATAGAGCCATATCCCACAAAGGATGTTATATATCTAAGGCCTTCTGACTTGGAAGTCTCCTTCTATGAAGACGAAGAAGCTTTTGACCTGACTAATCTACTAAGAGAACAGATCATTTTAAGCATACCAACTAAGCCTCTATGCAGTCCAGACTGTATGACGGGCTTTGAAGTAAGCCTTAAGGAAGAAAGGCCCACCCTTGGAGACCTTCTCAAAAAGAGCAATGTGCTATAATAGAAATCTCTTATAAAACCTGTGGAGGCGATAAGATGGCTGTTCCTAAGAGAAAGACTTCAAAGTGGAGAAGAGACCAAAGAAGGGCTCAAAACTTCTTTTCCAAACTACGTGCCATGTCCTTGGCCACTTGTCCAAACTGTGGCGAGCTTATGATGCCCCATAGGGCATGCCCTTACTGCGGATATTATAAGGGCAGGGAAGTTGTAAAAACTTCATGACAAGGATAGCGGTTGACTGTATGGGGGGCGATTATGCCCCCGAGGAGATAGTAAAGGGTTGTCTTTTAGCCTATAAGGAATTGGGCCTTGAAAGCATATTGGTTGGAGACGAAGAAAGGATAAAAAGCATACTAAAGAGGGAGGGCTTTAAGGGAGAGCTGGAGGTGGTTCATGCACCAGAGGTCATCCAGATGAACGAGCCACCTTCCAACGTTTTAAAGAAAAAACAATCTTCCCTTTTTGTGGCTGGAAAGCTTGTAAGGGACGGGCTTGCCGATGGCTTGGTCTCCGCCGGAAATACGGGCGCAGTGCTTACAGTGGGTAAGTTTGTCATAGGGTCTATTGAGGACCTTGAGCGCCCGGCCATTGGTGTGGCACTTCCAAACCCAAAGGGAAGAACTGTGCTTATTGATGTAGGTGCCAACGTGGACTGTAAGCCAAGGCATCTATTGCATTTTGCCGTAATAGGGCATACTTACGCCGAGGAGATACTGGGAATAAAGAATCCAAGGGTGGGAATCCTTAGCATAGGAGAGGAGGAAGGCAAGGGCAACGAGCTTGTAAAGGAAACCTATCCCCTTTTGAAGGCAAGCAAGCTAAACTTTAAGGGAAATGCGGAGGGAAGGGACATATACGCGGGCACCTTTGACGTTATAGTATGCGATGGCTTTGTGGGCAATGTTATACTAAAGGCAAGTGAAAGCCTTGGCTTTGCTGTGCTTCAGATGATAAAGGAGGAGGTGCA
Proteins encoded in this region:
- the plsX gene encoding phosphate acyltransferase PlsX; amino-acid sequence: MTRIAVDCMGGDYAPEEIVKGCLLAYKELGLESILVGDEERIKSILKREGFKGELEVVHAPEVIQMNEPPSNVLKKKQSSLFVAGKLVRDGLADGLVSAGNTGAVLTVGKFVIGSIEDLERPAIGVALPNPKGRTVLIDVGANVDCKPRHLLHFAVIGHTYAEEILGIKNPRVGILSIGEEEGKGNELVKETYPLLKASKLNFKGNAEGRDIYAGTFDVIVCDGFVGNVILKASESLGFAVLQMIKEEVQKSLLAKIGALLMRPALNNFKKKADFTEYGGIPLLGAKKPVIITHGRANAKAIKNAIRVANEFLTHHFNERLSENLKRLLPQEVKV
- a CDS encoding DJ-1/PfpI family protein, whose product is MAKVAIILAEGFEEVEAVAPIDVLRRAGVEVIIAGLTPEPVASARNVRIVPDTTVDNLNPEELDMVILPGGAGGVERLKQDPRVERLIKAMQEKKKLIGAICAAPTALAKFGVLEGKKATVYPSLVEEIKPAHFVNQPVVEDENIVTSQGPGTALEFGLKLAERLVGKEKAKEVAQRMLVNYQ
- a CDS encoding DUF1232 domain-containing protein, which codes for MEEKLRKYYRDIGIKELRRLLEEKLNRIPPTMEYVRNLILDAKMLMRILSDEEFDLKEEAKRDFISALLYLIEDRDSIPDKIPLIGYWDDYKLLKYVKNKHKEEINRYFSQVKHFIANYF
- a CDS encoding DUF177 domain-containing protein; amino-acid sequence: MVKLNLKELFKTRKKFSQNYVFKPEDIKLPPDLGEIKEPISLYVEITKEKGAYKVYMEIEGYVVLECSRCLTLYHKDIGKKEVVRIEPYPTKDVIYLRPSDLEVSFYEDEEAFDLTNLLREQIILSIPTKPLCSPDCMTGFEVSLKEERPTLGDLLKKSNVL
- the rpmF gene encoding 50S ribosomal protein L32 → MAVPKRKTSKWRRDQRRAQNFFSKLRAMSLATCPNCGELMMPHRACPYCGYYKGREVVKTS
- a CDS encoding L-aspartate oxidase, giving the protein MLYFLDFDTSKLPTEKAHIVVCGSGIAGLTVAIVLKELGLEPIILTRGIGNTYYSQGGIACALHPKDSPYLHMLDTLRAGRGLCKEESLRILVDEGIQRLMDLKRWGVEFDEETTIEGGHSFPRVYKVKDYTGRAIYEALWRRVKELNIRVLMGELQEILGEDRVEGLIYNDGELKLIRTPVLVLATGGAASMFLHTSNPVKVRGDALGIALRKGLSLMNPEFVQFHPTVVKNTSILISEAVRGEGAVLIDQKGERFVDELKPRDEVARAIYKKIKEGQEVFIDLRGLIHKGVKLSERFPTIYTMLREKGYDPERQPIPITPASHYFIGGIEVDNYGRTTLPGLYAVGECACTGVHGANRLASNSLLEGVVFGYRTAYKVCSDIGFLKFKESHFENRREGKMDPPYGFKDLRRLMWENCGLEREEEGLKEAISRLQSWLESWKEWRPTVENRELFDISLVALATLTCALRRRESRGVHYRVDYPHEREEFRRDSFYSLEP
- a CDS encoding ABC transporter permease → MLWFLAYRTFQAFLTLIGVTFLSFLIIKLAPGDYLDQLRLNPQISPETIEALKRQYGLDQNFFVQYIKWLSSALAFDLGYSFQYHAPVSQLIGERIGNTLLLTLTSTILSWFIAVPLGLWAGLKEGKLPDKIIRLYSYAFMSFPSFFLAFIVLLLVSKTGHVPVGGVHSPNFHELSLFGKIVDLLAHMFVPVLTLTLVSSAGLIRLMRSAVIEIKNSPMVIMLKAKGVSQWVMIKHILKNAMNPFTTLIGYEIAGLLSGAALIEIIVGWPGLGTLMLDAVLSQDLFLVMGGLYIGTIMLLVGNLIADILLAIIDPRVREREIIR
- a CDS encoding YvcK family protein, translating into MRLVAIGGGTGLSTLLRGLKEKVGKEIQDLSAIVTVADSGGSTGRLRKVYNLPAPGDIRNCIVALSESEDIIRELFQFRFKGGELEGHAFGNLFLVALTEITGSFMQAINIASQILRTKGEIIPATLESIQLCAKFSDGEKICGEEDITEYGKAKEAKIESIWIEPEDAKAPIDAIAKIESADVIVFGPGSLYTSIIPNLLIKDIKEAVLRSPALRIFIVNAMTQPGETDDFTAYDHIRVFKEITGIDRIDAAIVNTKMPSDQILRRYIKERQEPVIPDVAKIAKEGIEVYAEDLIGEKEDFVRHDSKRLADLIVEIYKKHAVFS